In Elusimicrobiaceae bacterium, a single window of DNA contains:
- a CDS encoding peptidylprolyl isomerase, translated as MKTTDIRKLLAAVALCMPALCAGAAAEVLGDSVATVNGEPVLRSEYDKTFRAIEEQYAKAMPNLLADAAAKKDLQKKVLDQMIDDTLLTQAAEKAQIKVRSRELDAGISEVKARFQTDETGAPVPEAEAEAAFNKELKAEGISYEQFKERIKKQLMVRKYMEESIRPKAAAPTEEETKACFDSIQELIKGSTQSLKGMPAEDAQSLSAVAQRIKDLAAERVRVQHILFKAGKDTPIVDKLKKKSEADKICAELKAGGDFRAAAAKYSDDKESAGRGGDIGFIIRGWMPREFEDAAFSANVGDIIGPVETEFGYHIIKVTEKKARQDIGFDDVKAQLAQYLAGRKVQKEMIAVIKDLRAKAAITIK; from the coding sequence ATGAAAACTACAGATATTAGAAAACTGCTGGCGGCCGTTGCGCTGTGCATGCCTGCGCTGTGCGCGGGCGCGGCGGCGGAAGTGCTGGGCGATTCGGTCGCCACGGTCAACGGCGAACCGGTGCTCCGCAGCGAATACGACAAAACGTTCAGGGCGATTGAAGAACAGTACGCCAAGGCCATGCCGAACCTGCTGGCTGACGCCGCGGCTAAAAAAGACCTTCAGAAAAAAGTGCTCGACCAGATGATAGACGACACCCTGCTTACCCAGGCCGCCGAAAAAGCGCAGATCAAAGTGCGCAGCCGCGAGCTCGACGCGGGAATCAGCGAGGTGAAAGCGCGGTTCCAGACTGATGAAACCGGCGCGCCCGTGCCGGAAGCGGAAGCCGAAGCGGCGTTCAACAAAGAACTCAAGGCCGAGGGCATCAGTTATGAGCAGTTCAAGGAACGGATCAAGAAACAGCTGATGGTGCGCAAATACATGGAAGAAAGCATCCGGCCCAAAGCCGCCGCGCCGACCGAAGAAGAAACCAAAGCCTGTTTTGACAGTATTCAGGAACTGATAAAAGGCAGCACGCAATCGTTGAAAGGCATGCCGGCCGAAGACGCGCAGTCGCTCTCCGCGGTCGCACAGCGGATAAAAGACCTGGCCGCCGAACGCGTGCGGGTGCAGCATATTCTTTTCAAAGCGGGCAAAGACACGCCGATTGTGGACAAGCTGAAAAAGAAATCCGAAGCGGACAAAATATGCGCCGAGCTTAAGGCGGGCGGAGATTTCCGTGCCGCGGCTGCAAAATATTCCGACGACAAGGAAAGCGCGGGCCGGGGCGGCGACATCGGGTTCATCATCCGCGGCTGGATGCCCCGGGAATTCGAAGACGCCGCGTTCAGCGCGAACGTGGGCGACATTATCGGCCCCGTGGAAACCGAATTCGGCTACCATATAATCAAGGTCACCGAAAAGAAAGCCAGACAGGATATCGGGTTTGACGACGTGAAAGCGCAGCTCGCCCAGTATCTGGCGGGCAGAAAAGTGCAGAAGGAAATGATCGCCGTGATCAAAGACCTGCGCGCGAAAGCCGCGATTACCATAAAATAA
- the pdxA gene encoding 4-hydroxythreonine-4-phosphate dehydrogenase PdxA has protein sequence MPAKPIIAVTTGDPCGIGPEITLKAARSPRVRRECRLVITGVLPAGAELAEEQEFIDLSGYARKLGPDRDYRTGRPSRKGGLLSFKAVELATQAVLNGKASAIVTAPVSKQSWQKAGLPYTGHTEFFEKYCQSPGAAMCFAKGPVRVMTVTNHLPLKAVARELDARLIVSKTLKFAAALKEEGLHNPEIGIGALNPHAGDAGRLGGEEISVIAPAVAALRRKGVKASGPLPADALWAAHLTGRFDAIVVPYHDCALIPLKILNGPAAVHFTAGLPIIRTSPAHGTAFDIAGKTIACPASMIAAVLLAAKTARIKKKEAAE, from the coding sequence ATGCCAGCAAAACCTATCATAGCCGTAACAACAGGCGACCCGTGCGGAATAGGGCCGGAAATCACGCTGAAAGCCGCCCGGTCGCCGCGAGTGCGCCGCGAGTGCAGGCTGGTCATAACAGGCGTCCTGCCGGCCGGAGCGGAACTGGCGGAGGAGCAGGAATTCATTGATCTGTCCGGCTACGCGCGCAAACTCGGCCCGGACCGGGATTACCGCACGGGCCGGCCTTCGCGAAAAGGCGGACTGCTCTCTTTCAAAGCGGTTGAACTGGCGACGCAAGCGGTATTGAACGGCAAGGCAAGCGCAATAGTGACCGCGCCGGTTTCCAAACAATCCTGGCAGAAAGCGGGCCTGCCCTATACCGGACACACGGAATTTTTTGAGAAATACTGCCAGTCACCCGGCGCCGCAATGTGTTTTGCGAAAGGCCCGGTCCGGGTAATGACCGTAACCAACCACCTGCCTTTGAAAGCCGTTGCAAGGGAGCTGGACGCGCGGCTCATCGTGTCAAAAACCCTTAAATTCGCCGCCGCGCTTAAAGAGGAAGGGCTGCATAACCCGGAAATAGGGATCGGCGCGCTTAACCCGCATGCGGGCGACGCGGGCAGGCTGGGCGGCGAGGAAATCAGCGTTATAGCCCCGGCGGTTGCCGCACTGCGGCGCAAAGGAGTCAAAGCCTCCGGGCCGCTGCCGGCAGACGCACTTTGGGCCGCCCATCTGACAGGCCGGTTTGACGCTATAGTGGTGCCGTACCACGACTGCGCGCTTATCCCGCTGAAAATACTCAATGGCCCCGCCGCCGTGCATTTTACGGCGGGCCTGCCCATAATACGAACCTCGCCCGCGCACGGCACGGCGTTCGACATAGCGGGCAAAACAATCGCCTGTCCCGCTTCGATGATAGCGGCCGTTCTGCTGGCCGCAAAAACCGCCCGGATCAAAAAAAAGGAAGCCGCGGAATGA
- a CDS encoding tetratricopeptide repeat protein, whose amino-acid sequence MNRLTAAALNLKPLARRLILSALLAGMVLAVFQPLFNAGFLNLDDPAYVLQNTRIRKLSLENFKTIFSNRDLSLYTPLATLSYTFDYSLGGLNPAIYHITNITLHAANTILVFLLCLALGLPEPAAVLAAAAFGAHPLHVESVAWIAERKDVLYAFFYLSSLLYFLRFRQRGGKTSYALALALFALSALAKPMAVTLPAVLLLCDWFKNGTAQARRNWQATLPFFGLAAGFIALTALPILTHQTDATVQTGLNGITRLLAPPYAWLWYLHKTLWPGSLSGMYVTENAIPAMPAYAIAFLAVWSCLICFLRKNRTIMFGAIFFTVTLLPVIQLVPFGPVLTADRYSYLPALGIFIPLSALAAALIAQAKNRAAALAAVFLVIGWLGYQARQRCFVWRDSLAFWSDTLRRIPPNPIAYANTGIAFMENRRYAEAAAMFGAARKLEPDNPLHAVNLAGALYEQKKYEAAMAVLAQAERTDPACPSVLFNLGRLAGLRGDYPAARSRFTALLANPQYRAMAYAGLGTISLHSGDFPDAVRQYTLSLELDRQNSRTMALLSSACYNAGDTKTARLWLNKAIKSGYSPAETPARILTPSGSGARLQ is encoded by the coding sequence ATGAACCGGTTAACCGCCGCCGCGCTGAACTTAAAACCTTTGGCCCGGCGCCTGATCCTGTCCGCATTGCTGGCGGGTATGGTACTGGCGGTCTTTCAGCCGCTTTTTAACGCCGGTTTTCTTAATCTGGACGATCCTGCGTATGTGCTGCAAAACACGCGTATAAGAAAGCTGTCGCTGGAAAATTTTAAAACAATTTTTTCTAACCGCGATCTGTCGCTTTACACCCCCCTTGCCACGCTCTCCTACACTTTTGATTACAGCCTGGGCGGCCTCAACCCGGCGATCTACCACATTACCAACATCACGCTGCACGCCGCCAACACCATACTGGTGTTTCTGCTGTGTCTGGCGCTCGGCCTGCCGGAGCCGGCGGCAGTGCTTGCCGCCGCGGCGTTTGGCGCGCACCCTCTGCATGTGGAGTCGGTGGCGTGGATAGCGGAGCGCAAGGATGTGCTGTACGCTTTCTTTTACCTGTCGAGCCTGTTGTATTTTTTAAGGTTCAGACAGCGCGGCGGAAAAACAAGTTACGCACTGGCGCTCGCGCTGTTCGCGCTGTCGGCGCTGGCCAAGCCGATGGCGGTTACCCTGCCGGCCGTACTGCTGCTGTGCGACTGGTTTAAAAACGGAACCGCGCAGGCGCGCCGCAACTGGCAGGCAACACTTCCGTTTTTCGGGCTGGCGGCGGGCTTCATCGCGCTGACGGCGCTGCCGATTCTGACACACCAGACCGACGCCACCGTACAAACCGGCCTGAACGGAATTACCCGCCTGCTCGCCCCGCCCTACGCCTGGCTATGGTATCTGCATAAAACCCTGTGGCCGGGCAGTCTGAGCGGCATGTATGTGACGGAAAACGCAATACCGGCCATGCCGGCTTACGCAATAGCGTTTCTGGCGGTCTGGTCGTGCCTGATTTGTTTTCTGCGGAAAAACCGGACAATCATGTTCGGCGCGATATTTTTCACGGTAACCCTGCTGCCCGTCATCCAGCTTGTCCCGTTCGGGCCAGTGCTGACCGCAGACCGCTATTCCTACCTCCCGGCTTTAGGTATATTTATTCCGCTCTCCGCGCTCGCCGCGGCACTGATCGCGCAAGCCAAAAACCGCGCCGCCGCGCTTGCGGCGGTTTTCCTTGTCATAGGATGGCTGGGTTATCAGGCCAGGCAAAGGTGTTTCGTATGGCGGGACAGCCTTGCCTTCTGGTCCGACACCCTCCGCCGTATCCCCCCAAACCCCATCGCATACGCAAACACCGGCATAGCCTTCATGGAAAACCGCCGCTACGCCGAAGCGGCCGCAATGTTTGGCGCGGCCCGGAAACTGGAGCCGGACAATCCGCTTCACGCCGTGAATCTGGCCGGCGCGCTCTATGAACAGAAGAAATACGAAGCGGCGATGGCGGTTCTGGCTCAAGCGGAGCGGACGGATCCGGCCTGCCCGTCCGTGCTTTTCAATCTCGGCCGACTGGCGGGCCTGCGCGGCGATTATCCTGCCGCGCGCAGTCGTTTTACAGCATTGCTTGCCAATCCTCAATACCGCGCCATGGCCTATGCCGGGCTGGGCACGATCAGCCTCCATTCCGGCGATTTTCCGGACGCAGTACGCCAATACACCCTCTCACTGGAGCTGGATCGGCAAAACAGCCGGACCATGGCGCTGCTCTCTTCGGCCTGTTACAACGCGGGCGACACGAAAACCGCCCGGCTCTGGCTGAACAAAGCCATCAAGTCCGGATATAGCCCCGCGGAAACACCCGCCCGTATTCTCACACCCTCCGGTTCCGGCGCGCGGCTGCAATAA
- a CDS encoding periplasmic heavy metal sensor: MNANRVCKLLLAGLFATAAFGSAVISAQEDFEEDGNQPPSQERMGGRPGGMGMDDTGLSDELAAQVKKIKSDCQAKMKPLLKELRAKKTAITDELKKEEYSADAARKLQAEAKTVEAKISDLKTEELISLRAALPAQDFAKAAKTMQGGMRGGGNGMRGGRGGKHGSRSDGSAGQTGE, encoded by the coding sequence ATGAACGCAAACCGCGTTTGCAAGCTGCTGTTGGCGGGACTGTTCGCAACTGCCGCTTTTGGCTCGGCAGTCATATCGGCGCAGGAAGATTTTGAGGAGGACGGAAACCAGCCTCCTTCGCAGGAAAGGATGGGCGGCAGGCCGGGCGGCATGGGCATGGACGATACCGGACTCAGCGACGAGCTGGCCGCGCAAGTCAAAAAAATCAAATCGGACTGCCAGGCCAAGATGAAACCGCTGCTGAAAGAACTGCGCGCTAAAAAAACGGCGATAACCGACGAACTCAAAAAAGAAGAATACAGCGCGGACGCGGCGCGTAAACTGCAGGCCGAAGCCAAAACCGTCGAAGCGAAAATAAGCGATCTTAAAACAGAGGAACTGATCTCGCTGCGGGCGGCGCTCCCGGCTCAGGATTTCGCGAAAGCCGCCAAAACAATGCAGGGCGGAATGCGCGGCGGCGGTAATGGCATGCGCGGCGGACGCGGCGGAAAACACGGCTCGCGGTCAGACGGTTCCGCCGGGCAGACAGGCGAATAG